A single region of the Bacillus cereus genome encodes:
- a CDS encoding YlbF family regulator produces MIVATLESVLILDKAEQLAKAIICSDIAEDYRKYYKDLQEDIEVQTLIQQFTAMKERYEEVQRFGKYHPDYTFVSTKMRELKRSVDMHDKVAAFKRAETALQKLLDEVSVAIGSEVSPSVKVPTGNPFFDAGGCGGGCGTGGGCGCKKTG; encoded by the coding sequence ATGATTGTAGCGACGCTGGAAAGCGTATTGATTTTAGATAAGGCAGAGCAGCTTGCAAAAGCGATTATCTGTTCAGATATAGCAGAAGATTATCGTAAGTATTATAAGGATTTACAAGAAGATATAGAAGTCCAGACGCTAATTCAGCAATTTACAGCGATGAAAGAGCGATATGAAGAAGTGCAACGCTTTGGTAAATATCATCCTGATTATACTTTCGTTTCGACGAAAATGAGGGAATTAAAGCGTTCTGTAGATATGCATGATAAGGTTGCAGCCTTTAAAAGAGCAGAAACTGCTTTACAAAAGTTATTAGATGAAGTTAGTGTAGCAATTGGTTCTGAGGTATCTCCTTCCGTTAAAGTTCCAACAGGAAATCCGTTTTTTGATGCGGGTGGCTGTGGCGGTGGTTGTGGTACCGGGGGCGGTTGTGGTTGTAAAAAAACGGGGTAA
- a CDS encoding histidine phosphatase family protein, producing the protein MTEICLVRHGQTDWNFQEIIQGREDIPLNEVGKKQASQSAAALQAESWDVLISSPLIRAQETAKEIAGAIGLPSILLDERFMERNFGEASGKPVAAVRELIADGNVEGMEQDEEIVERCFTALQEVAAAHGDKRIIIVAHSHAIKAILHAIAPDEITFKTPLKNACISYVKENSGKWDVLKYNIAEHISV; encoded by the coding sequence ATGACGGAAATTTGTTTAGTACGACATGGACAAACTGATTGGAATTTTCAAGAGATTATTCAAGGACGCGAAGATATTCCGCTTAACGAAGTTGGGAAAAAGCAAGCGAGTCAAAGCGCAGCTGCCTTGCAAGCGGAATCGTGGGATGTCCTTATAAGTAGCCCGTTAATTAGAGCGCAAGAAACAGCTAAGGAAATTGCTGGGGCTATTGGATTACCATCTATTTTATTAGATGAGCGATTTATGGAACGTAATTTTGGGGAAGCTTCTGGGAAACCAGTTGCGGCCGTTAGAGAGTTAATTGCAGATGGTAATGTAGAAGGAATGGAGCAGGATGAAGAAATTGTAGAGCGCTGTTTTACGGCTTTACAAGAGGTTGCAGCAGCACATGGAGATAAACGTATTATCATTGTTGCACATTCACATGCAATAAAAGCTATTTTACACGCAATTGCACCAGATGAAATTACATTTAAAACGCCGTTAAAAAACGCATGTATTAGCTATGTGAAAGAGAATAGCGGGAAATGGGATGTTCTTAAATATAATATTGCGGAGCATATTAGTGTATAA